One Brassica napus cultivar Da-Ae chromosome A1, Da-Ae, whole genome shotgun sequence genomic region harbors:
- the LOC125577172 gene encoding uncharacterized protein LOC125577172, with protein sequence MSKLCRHWSFASNHASDPDGRLIIIWQHPATVNLLHQTRQTLTCEVAIPGNRPFIYTAVYAGNTRTERWDLWGELLNVFQVLSLNLSPWMLGGDFNEITHHSEHSLREVNTVTPQMTEFNDCIRQIGVFDLRFQGPQHTWSNHQPEMPIAKKLDRQLVNSQFIAYYPNSTSYFLPSLTSDHTPCLTDLAHQLPVSGTKPFRFFNYLTKHPQFIQLVTEAWNEAGSMAVNLTNLCTCIGNTIRGVIPRGAGSIATMVVPKNYRGELFQAKISSELASGGRSEHNLFFRIFQTRMSYNSIRSFQLPSGEFITDPIAMGYIAVNHFKAILGPAELTPPPVHSTPDWFHACIGFCCPENLIPSLVSIPTAEEITKMIFRLNTNKAPGPDGLTSGFFKASWSLLGDEVAQSIIHFFHTSFLPSSTNSTILALIPKRPGASAISDFRPIALLNTIYKVISRLLVKRLKPILPSLIVPNQTAFVKDRLMVENTVLAAELVHGYHKRKGPKRITIKVDIAKAFDTLSWEFLFNCLQGLQLPEVLLKRLKACICSPSFMIGYNGSVQGYFKGRRGLRQGDPLSPYLFVIAMNVLSIMLNKAAHDLKFNYHSKCSSSKLTHLCFADDLLIFIDGSLESVQNVLQILREFELRSGLAVSVEKSSFFASGLTQQELDVIKVSTGMPHGQLPVRYLGVPLTSKKLSIQNCEVMIQQVKGRLNSWSAKSLSFAGRLLLIKTVIAGINNFWCSSFILPKACINSINSLCGLFLWRGKAEGPSAARVAWEKVTKPKSNGGLGIKDLSTWNKASCLKLVWLLFFQSGSVWVAWFKTEVLHGDLSNYWIVKTNPKFSWLANKLIKMRDEVYAWIKMRIGNGRKCRFWTDNWSPFGSLEKYLSRPMHSRLGISATATLSELFSDGHWLLPPARTEQLLQVQIHLTTISLVDEDDHYEWVLNDARTKRYSIGEVYRKLRNEEEEAVPWAKIVWINAGIPKHSFLTWLFVLNRCPTRDRLLSWGLQTDSACLLCNTGAESRDHLFFQCRYTWDLWQIIAVKCGLIPERDWNGSISQLQQLQGNRIRKRLTYIGWQAAIYWSWNERNNRLHRRQFKTVDSLFRLLDRQIKDKILSMRQSNPINSSRLMQMWV encoded by the exons ATGTCTAAACTATGTCGCCACTGGAGTTTTGCTTCAAATCACGCTTCTGATCCTGATGGGAGACTCATTATTATATGGCAGCACCCAGCTACTGTTAACCTGCTTCATCAGACTAGACAAACACTCACGTGCGAAGTTGCTATCCCTGGAAACAGACCTTTCATCTACACTGCAGTGTATGCAGGCAACACAAGAACTGAGAGATGGGATCTATGGGGGGAGCTCCTGAATGTCTTCCAAGTTTtatctctcaatctctctccCTGGATGCTAGGAGGAGACTTTAATGAAATCACTCATCATTCTGAACACTCACTTCGTGAGGTAAACACTGTCACTCCACAGATGACTGAGTTCAATGATTGCATCCGTCAGATTGGTGTGTTCGACCTTCGCTTTCAAGGACCTCAGCATACATGGTCAAATCACCAGCCGGAGATGCCCATTGCAAAGAAACTGGATAGGCAACTTGTTAACTCGCAGTTCATTGCTTACTACCCCAATAGCACTAGCTACTTCCTCCCTTCCCTAACCTCTGACCACACGCCCTGTCTTACTGACTTAGCCCACCAACTTCCAGTCTCTGGAACCAAGCCTTTCCGTTTCTTCAATTACCTCACCAAACATCCGCAATTCATCCAGCTGGTTACTGAAGCGTGGAATGAGGCCGGAAGCATGGCGGTTAACTTGACCAACCTGT GTACGTGCATTGGAAACACCATCAGAGGAGTTATTCCAAGAGGAGCGGGATCTATTGCAACGATGGTTGTTCCTAAGAACTATAGAGGAGAGCTATTTCAGGCAAAAATCTCGAGTGAATTGGCTTCAGGAGGGAGATCAGAACACAACCTTTTCTTCAGAATCTTCCAAACCAGAATGAGCTACAACTCCATAAGATCTTTCCAGCTACCTTCGGGGGAGTTCATCACTGACCCAATAGCTATGGGTTACATTGCTGTTAATCACTTCAAAGCTATTTTGGGGCCTGCTGAATTGACGCCTCCTCCTGTACACTCTACACCAGACTGGTTCCATGCATGCATAGGCTTCTGCTGTCCTGAAAATCTTATACCCTCTTTGGTATCGATACCAACGGCTGAGGAAATCACTAAGATGATATTTAGGCTGAACACTAACAAAGCGCCAGGGCCTGACGGCCTAACTTCAGGGTTCTTCAAAGCATCATGGTCGCTTCTAGGGGATGAGGTAGCTCAGTCTATCATTCACTTCTTTCATACCTCGTTCCTTCCGTCTTCCACTAACTCAACCATCCTTGCTCTGATCCCCAAGAGACCGGGAGCTTCTGCTATATCTGATTTCCGTCCCATTGCTCTCCTAAATACAATCTACAAAGTGATCTCAAGACTGCTAGTGAAACGGTTAAAACCTATACTGCCTTCTCTAATTGTGCCTAATCAGACTGCGTTTGTGAAAGACAGGTTAATGGTGGAGAACACGGTGCTTGCGGCAGAATTAGTGCACGGATACCATAAGAGAAAAGGACCGAAGCGCATCACCATCAAAGTAGACATTGCAAAGGCTTTCGACACGCTCTCTTGGGAGTTTTTGTTCAACTGTCTACAAGGGTTACAACTTCCTGAGGTGCTGCTGAAGAGACTTAAAGCGTGTATTTGCTCACCAAGCTTCATGATTGGGTATAATGGAAGTGTTCAGGGGTACTTTAAAGGAAGAAGGGGTTTAAGGCAGGGAGACCCTTTATCCCCCTATCTGTTTGTGATAGCCATGAATGTGCTCTCTATTATGCTCAATAAAGCGGCTCATGATTTGAAGTTCAACTACCACTCCAAATGCTCATCCTCAAAGCTCACCCATCTTTGCTTTGCTGACGATCTCCTCATTTTCATCGATGGGAGTCTTGAATCAGTGCAGAATGTGCTTCAGATCCTCCGTGAGTTCGAGCTACGCTCAGGACTGGCCGTCAGTGTAGAGAAGTCTTCGTTCTTTGCGTCTGGTCTGACTCAGCAAGAGCTAGATGTGATAAAAGTCTCTACAGGCATGCCTCATGGTCAGTTACCAGTGAGATATCTGGGAGTTCCCCTAACCTCAAAGAAGCTTTCAATCCAAAACTGCGAGGTGATGATCCAACAGGTGAAAGGCCGTCTTAATTCTTGGAGTGCAAAATCATTAAGCTTCGCAGGGCGGCTACTACTAATCAAGACGGTAATTGCGGGAATAAACAATTTTTGGTGCTCGTCGTTCATCTTACCCAAGGCCTGCATTAACAGCATAAACAGCCTCTGCGGATTATTTCTTTGGAGGGGGAAAGCTGAAGGACCTAGTGCCGCAAGAGTAGCGTGGGAGAAAGTAACCAAACCTAAAAGCAATGGGGGTTTAGGAATCAAGGACCTATCAACTTGGAACAAAGCTTCATGTCTAAAGCTAGTTTGGCTATTATTTTTCCAATCAGGTTCAGTATGGGTAGCGTGGTTCAAGACTGAAGTTTTGCATGGGGATTTAAGCAACTACTGGATAGTGAAGACAAATCCTAAGTTCTCATGGCTAGCAAACAAACTGATCAAGATGAGAGATGAGGTGTATGCCTGGATAAAAATGCGCATAGGCAATGGAAGGAAATGCCGCTTCTGGACTGACAATTGGTCTCCATTTGGCTCATTGGAGAAATACCTATCTCGCCCGATGCATTCTCGGTTGGGCATTTCAGCAACTGCAACTCTATCTGAACTGTTTTCCGATGGGCATTGGCTCCTACCACCAGCACGGACTGAGCAGCTACTTCAAGTGCAGATACACCTCACAACGATATCTCTGGTAGATGAAGATGATCACTATGAATGGGTATTAAATGATGCCCGTACAAAGCGATATTCAATAGGAGAGGTGTATAGGAAACTGAGAAATGAGGAAGAGGAAGCAGTACCTTGGGCAAAAATTGTTTGGATAAACGCTGGGATACCGAAGCACAGTTTCTTAACTTGGTTGTTTGTCCTTAACCGCTGTCCGACTAGAGATCGCTTACTAAGTTGGGGGCTACAAACGGATTCAGCTTGTCTGCTATGCAATACAGGGGCTGAATCACGGGATCACCTCTTCTTCCAATGCCGTTACACTTGGGATCTATGGCAAATCATCGCAGTTAAGTGTGGGCTAATACCTGAAAGGGACTGGAACGGTTCCATTTCGCAATTGCAACAACTACAGGGAAATAGGATCAGGAAGAGACTTACTTACATCGGTTGGCAAGCTGCAATATATTGGTCTTGGAATGAGAGAAACAATCGACTACACCGGCGGCAATTCAAGACTGTGGACTCTTTGTTTCGCCTACTAGATCGACAGATCAAAGACAAGATACTATCCATGCGCCAATCTAATCCGATCAACTCCTCCCGGCTCATGCAAATGTGGGTAtaa
- the LOC106453728 gene encoding calmodulin-like protein 11: MDKTQLQQQELTQEQIMEFKEAFCLFDKDGDGCITADELATVIRSLDQNPTEQELQDMINDIDSDGNGTIEFSEFLNLMANKIQETDADEELKEAFKVFDKDQNGYISASELRHVMINLGEKLTDEEVAQMIKEADLDGDGQVNYDEFVRMMMTSG; encoded by the exons ATGGACAAGACACAACTACAACAACAAGAACTGACTCAAGAACAGATCATGGAGTTTAAAGAAGCGTTTTGTCTGTTCGACAAAGATGGAGATGGTTGCATCACTGCTGATGAGCTTGCCACTGTGATCCGCTCGTTGGATCAGAATCCGACCGAACAAGAGCTTCAAGATATGATCAATGATATCGACTCCGATGGTAACGGCACCATCGAATTCTCTGAGTTCCTCAACCTCATGGCCAACAAAATCCAG GAAACTGATGCAGATGAGGAGCTGAAAGAAGCATTCAAAGTGTTTGACAAAGACCAAAATGGCTACATCTCGGCCAGCGAG TTGAGGCATGTGATGATCAATCTTGGGGAGAAGCTAACCGATGAAGAAGTTGCTCAAATGATAAAGGAGGCAGATTTGGATGGTGATGGTCAAGTCAATTATGATGAATttgtgaggatgatgatgaccAGCGGTTAA
- the LOC106453653 gene encoding uncharacterized protein LOC106453653 isoform X2: MASRLGVSLRAALTAPHAPHFDDGTRRHSSSIFTAPFPNRRNRTGSRTLRVSNDGPESYLDMWKNAVDREKKEKAFEKIAENVASDGEDGDLNKKSDEFQKILEVSVEERDRIQRMQVVDRAAAAISAAKAILASNNSGDGNDGFQDEEKSGNDAKSKGMWSRTVYVPRSETSGSETPGPDFWSWTPPEMSSNASMDLQPKPSEFPTLSNPVLEKEPSSDSLSIPYESMLSTERHSFVVPPFESLIEVKKETETETKSISSEHDLDAVSSANAEEAARVLDGLDDSSSSGVSQEGLKWWKQTGVEKRPDGVVCRWTMIRGVTADGVVEWQDKYWEASDDFGFKELGSEKSGRDAAGNVWREFWREAMMQENGVVHMEKTADKWGKSGQGDEWQEKWFEHYDATGKSEKWAHKWCSLDRNTPLDVGHAHVWHERWGEKYDGQGGSTKYTDKWAERWVGDGWDKWGDKWDENFNPSAQGVKQGETWWEGKHGDRWNRSWGEGHNGSGWVHKYGKSSSGEHWDTHEQQETWYERFPHFGFFHCFDNSVQLRAVRKPSDLENDGEKQ; this comes from the exons TTCACGGCGCCGTTCCCGAACCGGAGGAATCGAACCGGATCGAGGACGCTTAGGGTTTCGAATGACGGGCCCGAATCGTACCTCGACATGTGGAAAAACGCCGTCGATCgcgagaagaaggagaaggccTTCGAGAAGATAGCCGAGAATGTAGCTTCCGACGGCGAGGACGGAGATTTAAACAAGAAGAGCGACGAGTTCCAGAAGATCCTGGAAGTCTCCGTCGAGGAGAGGGATCGGATTCAGCGGATGCAGGTGGTGGATCGCGCCGCCGCGGCTATCTCCGCCGCGAAAGCGATTCTCGCCTCTAACAATTCAGGCGACGGCAATGATGGGTTTCAAGACGAGGAGAAGAGCGGCAATGATGCTAAGTCCAAAG GGATGTGGAGCAGAACAGTGTATGTTCCTCGGTCTGAAACTTCTGGTTCCGAGACACCAGGACCTGACTTTTGGTCTTGGACACCTCCTGAGATGAGTTCCAATGCGAGTATGGACTTGCAACCTAAGCCTTCTGAGTTTCCGACCTTGTCAAATCCTGTACTGGAGAAAGAACCTTCATCGGATTCTCTTTCCATACCTTACGAGAGTATGCTCTCCACCGAAAGACATAGCTTTGTTGTCCCTCCTTTTGAGTCTTTGATCGAGGTTAAAAAAGAGACCGAGACAGAGACAAAGTCCATATCGTCGGAACATGACCTTGATGCCGTATCTTCAGCGAATGcggaagaagcggctcgtgttCTTGATGGTTTGGATGATTCTTCGTCGTCTGGAGTTAGCCAAGAGGGGTTGAAGTGGTGGAAGCAGACGGGTGTTGAGAAAAGGCCTGATGGTGTGGTTTGCAGGTGGACTATGATACGTGGTGTGACTGCTGATGGTGTTGTTGAGTGGCAGGACAAGTACTGGGAGGCTTCTGATGACTTTGGGTTTAAGGAGCTTGGCTCTGAGAAATCAGGACGTGATGCTGCTGGAAACGTGTGGCGTGAGTTCTGGAGAGAGGCGATGATGCAG GAGAACGGTGTTGTGCATATGGAGAAAACTGCAGACAAATGGGGAAAGAGTGGACAAGGAGATGAATGGCAAGAGAAGTGGTTTGAGCATTACGATGCTACCGGCAAATCAGAAAAATGGGCTCACAAATGGTGCAGCCTTGACCGTAACACACCACTTGATGTTGGCCACGCTCATGTCTGGCATGAGAG GTGGGGAGAGAAGTATGACGGGCAAGGCGGAAGCACAAAGTACACAGACAAGTGGGCGGAGAGGTGGGTAGGGGATGGTTGGGACAAGTGGGGAGACAAATGGGACGAGAACTTTAACCCGAGCGCTCAAGGAGTGAAGCAAGGTGAGACTTGGTGGGAAGGGAAGCACGGTGACCGCTGGAACCGGAGCTGGGGTGAAGGACATAACGGTTCGGGTTGGGTACACAAATACGGGAAAAGCAGTAGTGGAGAACACTGGGACACACATGAGCAACAAGAGACTTGGTATGAGAGGTTCCCTCACTTTGGTTTCTTCCACTGTTTTGACAACTCTGTTCAGCTCCGAGCTGTTCGGAAGCCTTCTGATTTAGAAAATGATGGAGAAAagcaataa
- the LOC106453653 gene encoding uncharacterized protein LOC106453653 isoform X1, giving the protein MASRLGVSLRAALTAPHAPHFDDGTRRHSSSIFTAPFPNRRNRTGSRTLRVSNDGPESYLDMWKNAVDREKKEKAFEKIAENVASDGEDGDLNKKSDEFQKILEVSVEERDRIQRMQVVDRAAAAISAAKAILASNNSGDGNDGFQDEEKSGNDAKSKGTFLHYHLIVICGEINVIELSGMWSRTVYVPRSETSGSETPGPDFWSWTPPEMSSNASMDLQPKPSEFPTLSNPVLEKEPSSDSLSIPYESMLSTERHSFVVPPFESLIEVKKETETETKSISSEHDLDAVSSANAEEAARVLDGLDDSSSSGVSQEGLKWWKQTGVEKRPDGVVCRWTMIRGVTADGVVEWQDKYWEASDDFGFKELGSEKSGRDAAGNVWREFWREAMMQENGVVHMEKTADKWGKSGQGDEWQEKWFEHYDATGKSEKWAHKWCSLDRNTPLDVGHAHVWHERWGEKYDGQGGSTKYTDKWAERWVGDGWDKWGDKWDENFNPSAQGVKQGETWWEGKHGDRWNRSWGEGHNGSGWVHKYGKSSSGEHWDTHEQQETWYERFPHFGFFHCFDNSVQLRAVRKPSDLENDGEKQ; this is encoded by the exons TTCACGGCGCCGTTCCCGAACCGGAGGAATCGAACCGGATCGAGGACGCTTAGGGTTTCGAATGACGGGCCCGAATCGTACCTCGACATGTGGAAAAACGCCGTCGATCgcgagaagaaggagaaggccTTCGAGAAGATAGCCGAGAATGTAGCTTCCGACGGCGAGGACGGAGATTTAAACAAGAAGAGCGACGAGTTCCAGAAGATCCTGGAAGTCTCCGTCGAGGAGAGGGATCGGATTCAGCGGATGCAGGTGGTGGATCGCGCCGCCGCGGCTATCTCCGCCGCGAAAGCGATTCTCGCCTCTAACAATTCAGGCGACGGCAATGATGGGTTTCAAGACGAGGAGAAGAGCGGCAATGATGCTAAGTCCAAAGGTACCTTTCTTCACTATCACTTGATTGTTATATGTGGTGAGATTAATGTTATTGAGTTGTCAGGGATGTGGAGCAGAACAGTGTATGTTCCTCGGTCTGAAACTTCTGGTTCCGAGACACCAGGACCTGACTTTTGGTCTTGGACACCTCCTGAGATGAGTTCCAATGCGAGTATGGACTTGCAACCTAAGCCTTCTGAGTTTCCGACCTTGTCAAATCCTGTACTGGAGAAAGAACCTTCATCGGATTCTCTTTCCATACCTTACGAGAGTATGCTCTCCACCGAAAGACATAGCTTTGTTGTCCCTCCTTTTGAGTCTTTGATCGAGGTTAAAAAAGAGACCGAGACAGAGACAAAGTCCATATCGTCGGAACATGACCTTGATGCCGTATCTTCAGCGAATGcggaagaagcggctcgtgttCTTGATGGTTTGGATGATTCTTCGTCGTCTGGAGTTAGCCAAGAGGGGTTGAAGTGGTGGAAGCAGACGGGTGTTGAGAAAAGGCCTGATGGTGTGGTTTGCAGGTGGACTATGATACGTGGTGTGACTGCTGATGGTGTTGTTGAGTGGCAGGACAAGTACTGGGAGGCTTCTGATGACTTTGGGTTTAAGGAGCTTGGCTCTGAGAAATCAGGACGTGATGCTGCTGGAAACGTGTGGCGTGAGTTCTGGAGAGAGGCGATGATGCAG GAGAACGGTGTTGTGCATATGGAGAAAACTGCAGACAAATGGGGAAAGAGTGGACAAGGAGATGAATGGCAAGAGAAGTGGTTTGAGCATTACGATGCTACCGGCAAATCAGAAAAATGGGCTCACAAATGGTGCAGCCTTGACCGTAACACACCACTTGATGTTGGCCACGCTCATGTCTGGCATGAGAG GTGGGGAGAGAAGTATGACGGGCAAGGCGGAAGCACAAAGTACACAGACAAGTGGGCGGAGAGGTGGGTAGGGGATGGTTGGGACAAGTGGGGAGACAAATGGGACGAGAACTTTAACCCGAGCGCTCAAGGAGTGAAGCAAGGTGAGACTTGGTGGGAAGGGAAGCACGGTGACCGCTGGAACCGGAGCTGGGGTGAAGGACATAACGGTTCGGGTTGGGTACACAAATACGGGAAAAGCAGTAGTGGAGAACACTGGGACACACATGAGCAACAAGAGACTTGGTATGAGAGGTTCCCTCACTTTGGTTTCTTCCACTGTTTTGACAACTCTGTTCAGCTCCGAGCTGTTCGGAAGCCTTCTGATTTAGAAAATGATGGAGAAAagcaataa
- the LOC125577161 gene encoding uncharacterized protein LOC125577161, which yields MEEAVISGLIDITGAAGTIYLGVQRHAMVSDAVTTAGWKIRGGRSRHFQELHNVIIATNVPQTERGRDVVLWRHGDDDFRDTFSSSNTWDQLRTKRTKVDWYRVVWFPQGVPRYYFITWLAIKNRLSTGDRMRQWGMLQGCELCGERDETRDHLFFACPYSYTIWEVTARKLMGSGVNLDWQWTIQRLETIGTKGVDSYIARLLFQTLIYHIWRERNARRHQQPRNSIEQMRRLIDKAMRNRIYSLKYRPQHKL from the coding sequence ATGGAAGAAGCTGTCATTTCTGGCTTGATAGATATCACTGGAGCTGCAGGAACTATTTATCTTGGAGTTCAAAGGCACGCCATGGTCAGTGACGCGGTAACAACGGCTGGATGGAAAATACGGGGTGGGAGAAGCAGACATTTTCAAGAGCTTCACAATGTCATTATTGCAACAAACGTTCCTCAGACGGAGAGAGGCAGAGATGTAGTGCTATGGAGGCACGGAGATGATGATTTCAGGGATACTTTTTCATCTTCTAATACGTGGGATCAGCTTAGAACAAAGCGCACTAAAGTCGACTGGTACAGAGTGGTGTGGTTTCCACAAGGAGTGCCGCGCTACTATTTCATCACCTGGCTAGCTATAAAAAATAGGCTATCTACTGGTGATCGCATGAGGCAATGGGGGATGCTCCAAGGTTGTGAGCTATGTGGAGAAAGGGATGAGACAAGAGATCATTTGTTTTTTGCATGCCCATATTCATACACTATTTGGGAAGTAACAGCACGTAAATTGATGGGCTCTGGTGTCAATCTGGATTGGCAGTGGACAATACAGCGTTTGGAGACAATAGGTACAAAAGGGGTTGATTCATACATTGCTCGACTCCTATTTCAGACACTCATCTATCACATATGGCGAGAGAGGAACGCCAGGCGCCACCAGCAACCTCGAAACTCCATAGAACAGATGCGCAGGCTCATAGACAAGGCTATGAGAAACAGGATATATTCCCTTAAATATCGGCCACAGCACAAGCTATGA